Below is a genomic region from Streptomyces sp. RPA4-2.
GGATCGCGAACTATGACGTCGCGAGGCATGTGAACTGGTAGGCGGGGCCGCCTTGTGCGACCCTGCCCGGCCTTGGTCGTCACTCTGTCGCGTGTGTCTCAGTGATGGCGAGGCGGGTGGAGGACTCGTCGACGATGCTCTTCTCGTCGGCGAACGCGGCGATGAGGGACTGCAGGGCGATGTTGTTGACCGAGCGGGGCAGGCCGCGGCTGGTGAGGTGGATCAGGTCGACGGCGTCGTCGGAGAACAGCGGGTCCGAGCGGCCGGCGATCGTCAGATGGTGCTTGATGTAGCTGGAGGTCTCCTCCTTGTTCATGGTGGGCATCTGGTAGCTGATCGAGATCCGCTGGTCCAGAGCTGCCAGGACGCCGTGTTTCATCCGCTTCCGCAGTGTGGGCTGGCCGATCAGCAACACCGCGAACGGCGTCGTGGAGTCCATCTCGTAGTTCGTGAGCATGCGGATCGCGTCCAGCTCATGGTGGTCCAGGAGGTGGGACTCGTCGATCACGACTGCGGGGGTGCGGCCGCGCTCGTCGACCTCGGCGGCCAGCGCGGCGGACGCCTGGGCTGCGAGAGCGGCGGACTGGTATTTCGGGGTGCCGCCCAGGCTGGTGACGATGCGGTCGTAGAGGCCGCGCATGCCGACCTCCGGGTTGGGCTGGTAGATCACGGTGAAGCGGGCCGGATCCAGTGAGGCGACGGCGCCCTTGAGGGCGACGGTCTTGCCCGCACCGACCTCGCCGGTGACCACGCCGATCGCCTTGTTGTTGATGCACCAGGCGATGCGGGCCGCGGCTTCCCGGTGGGAGTTGTGCTGGTGGAGCATCGAGGGGGCCAGGTCCCTGCCGAAGGGGACGCGGGTGAATCCGTAGTAGCCCTGGACGCGGTCGATCAAGGAATCCTCCTGGGGCAGGGGCAGAACTCCGCCTGAGCGGTGGCCGGTTCGGCTGATTCGTCGGCCGCGACCCGATGGGCGAGCCGGACGGCGAGACGGACCGCGCGGAAAGCGGTGCGGACGGCGGGAGTGTCGAGCGGGTCGGCATCCTGTTCGGCCCGGCGGCAGCAGACCTCCGCCAGGGTCAAGGCCCGGTCGGCCAGCTCGCGGGGCGTGAGCATGAACAGGTCGGGTTCGGGGTCGAAGTACAGCTCTGCAGCCCTGGTCGGCTTCACTGCCGGCCCCGTGAATCGTCCATCAGAGACGAGTAGTTGATGCCCTTGGCGGTGTTCGCGGTGTGCGCCTCGTCGAGGATCTTGAGGTAGTCGATCCCGGTCGACGGCGCTGGCTCGGCCGGTGTCTCCGGGCTCGCCTTGGGGTGGGCATGGCGGCCGACGTGGTGCGGGACCGCCTTGCCCAGGGCCTTGCCGGAGGCCCTCACCTCGATGTCGGTCAAGTCGAACGGGTCGAAG
It encodes:
- a CDS encoding ExeA family protein encodes the protein MIDRVQGYYGFTRVPFGRDLAPSMLHQHNSHREAAARIAWCINNKAIGVVTGEVGAGKTVALKGAVASLDPARFTVIYQPNPEVGMRGLYDRIVTSLGGTPKYQSAALAAQASAALAAEVDERGRTPAVVIDESHLLDHHELDAIRMLTNYEMDSTTPFAVLLIGQPTLRKRMKHGVLAALDQRISISYQMPTMNKEETSSYIKHHLTIAGRSDPLFSDDAVDLIHLTSRGLPRSVNNIALQSLIAAFADEKSIVDESSTRLAITETHATE